Proteins encoded within one genomic window of Pigmentiphaga sp. H8:
- a CDS encoding HpcH/HpaI aldolase/citrate lyase family protein, whose translation MSTAGVLREAWRAGKPVFGGWAVLPTPFSVELIAQQGVGYVCVDQQHGLIDYAQTLDMYRAAEGRGAVPFTRVPANEGWMIGKALDAGAQGVIVPLVNSREEAAAAVRACRYPPSGIRSYGPIRAALVSATRDTQALGDAVLCFVMVETREALDNIDAIASTPGLDGIYIGPADLALGLGLPPDLDKTEAEHVAAVERIFQACRRHGIVAGIQCATGTSGRAYAERGFGLITVIKDSALLQAGARQEIRAALGETQGAAKAQGYT comes from the coding sequence ATGAGCACAGCGGGGGTGTTGCGCGAGGCATGGCGGGCCGGGAAGCCGGTGTTCGGCGGCTGGGCGGTGCTGCCCACGCCGTTTTCCGTGGAGCTGATCGCGCAGCAGGGCGTGGGCTACGTCTGCGTCGATCAGCAGCATGGGCTGATCGACTATGCGCAGACCCTGGACATGTATCGCGCCGCCGAGGGCCGGGGCGCGGTGCCGTTCACGCGCGTGCCGGCCAACGAGGGATGGATGATAGGCAAGGCGCTGGACGCGGGCGCCCAGGGCGTCATCGTGCCGCTGGTCAACAGCCGCGAGGAAGCCGCCGCGGCGGTGCGGGCGTGCCGCTATCCGCCTTCGGGAATACGGTCCTACGGCCCCATCCGCGCCGCGCTGGTCAGCGCCACGCGCGACACCCAGGCCCTGGGCGACGCCGTGCTGTGCTTCGTCATGGTCGAGACCCGCGAGGCACTGGACAACATCGACGCGATCGCGTCCACGCCGGGCCTGGACGGCATCTATATCGGCCCCGCCGACCTGGCCCTGGGGCTGGGCCTGCCGCCTGACCTGGACAAGACCGAGGCCGAGCACGTCGCCGCGGTCGAGCGGATCTTCCAGGCCTGCCGCCGGCACGGCATCGTCGCCGGGATCCAGTGCGCCACCGGGACATCCGGCCGCGCCTACGCCGAACGCGGGTTCGGCCTGATCACCGTCATCAAGGACTCCGCCCTGCTGCAGGCCGGCGCGCGCCAGGAAATCCGCGCGGCGCTGGGCGAGACGCAGGGGGCCGCCAAGGCCCAGGGCTATACCTGA
- a CDS encoding GntR family transcriptional regulator yields the protein MTHDSTGSDAALHQNGQDGPLAGPPVPPPAPPRASRGDLHDVYERLRHDILDGSIPAGSMLNQVHIAKRLNVSRTPVREALRMLQAEGLVEVNFQHRIRVVPITPEEIDSVYAMWLLMACLGISLTVPRLDAGDIARIRAALEAMNGSQPAGDWAHRHIEFHKLLIMHAGDHIVNAYENCRTNSERARKSFMGQQQPYSWLASEEEHSALVDAYAARDQDRAIQIMSRQLSRIALTVMGNIDPTYEPTAIRQAMKLVTRPAGAGR from the coding sequence GTGACCCACGACTCGACCGGCAGCGACGCGGCGTTGCATCAGAACGGCCAGGACGGCCCCCTTGCCGGCCCTCCCGTGCCGCCGCCCGCCCCGCCCCGCGCCTCGCGCGGGGACCTGCACGACGTCTACGAACGTTTGCGCCACGACATCCTGGATGGCAGCATCCCGGCCGGCTCCATGCTGAACCAGGTGCATATCGCCAAGCGGCTGAACGTCAGCCGCACCCCCGTGCGGGAAGCGCTGCGCATGCTCCAGGCGGAAGGCCTGGTCGAGGTCAATTTCCAGCATCGGATCCGGGTCGTTCCCATCACGCCCGAGGAAATCGATTCGGTCTACGCCATGTGGCTGCTGATGGCCTGCCTGGGCATCTCGCTGACGGTGCCTCGCCTGGATGCAGGCGACATCGCGCGTATCCGCGCCGCGCTCGAGGCCATGAACGGCAGCCAGCCGGCGGGCGACTGGGCGCACCGCCACATCGAGTTCCACAAGCTGCTGATCATGCACGCGGGCGACCACATCGTGAACGCCTACGAGAATTGCCGCACCAACTCCGAACGCGCCCGCAAGTCGTTCATGGGGCAGCAGCAGCCGTATTCCTGGCTGGCGTCGGAAGAGGAACACAGCGCATTGGTCGACGCCTATGCGGCGCGGGACCAGGACCGGGCGATCCAGATCATGAGCCGGCAGCTGTCCCGCATCGCGCTGACGGTCATGGGCAACATCGACCCCACCTACGAACCCACGGCGATCCGGCAGGCCATGAAGCTGGTCACGCGGCCCGCGGGCGCGGGCCGCTGA
- a CDS encoding ATP-binding cassette domain-containing protein translates to MALIALTDIELAYGHVPLLHRAGLSVEAGERVGLIGRNGTGKSSLLKLLDGRSLPDDGLISRQDGLKVATVEQEPVFDESGTVFDAVSEGLAKGRDLLRAYQRLTHDLAETAGGTDHDALLARLQSLQAELEAHDGWTVQARVEATLARLNLPADAPVAGLSGGTRKRVALARALLGDPDLLLLDEPTNHLDFQAIAWLEELLKTFPGSIVFITHDRRFLDAVATRIVELDRGELASFPGSFSTYQARKAEMLEAERLEQARFDKLLAQEEVWIRKGVEARRTRSVGRVKRLEQLRVQRAERRERMGKVTIDVAEGQRSGKLVAELTGVSKSFGDKAVIRSFSTTVMRGDRIGLIGPNGAGKTTLLKLILGELAPDAGSVRQGTNLSVAYFDQMRSQLDEDMALADVISPGSEWIEINGQRKHVMSYLGDFLFAPERARSPVKSLSGGERARLLLARLFARPANVLVLDEPTNDLDIETLELLEELLQDYSGTVFLVSHDRMFLDNVVTQTIAYEGDAHWRDYVGGYDDWATQRARVEEARSAAAKPVREAVREEPAAPAPEKAAPAKPGRSRLSSWEARELEGLPAAIAGLEAEQQELNGKLADGSIYRDDPAGATAIQQRLAAIEDELMARLERWELLESKRG, encoded by the coding sequence ATGGCTCTTATTGCTCTGACCGACATCGAACTGGCCTACGGCCACGTCCCCCTCCTGCACCGCGCCGGCTTGTCGGTGGAAGCCGGCGAGCGGGTGGGGCTGATCGGCCGCAACGGCACCGGCAAGTCGTCGCTGCTCAAGCTGCTCGATGGCCGCTCGCTGCCCGATGACGGCCTCATCTCGCGCCAGGACGGGCTGAAGGTCGCCACGGTGGAGCAGGAGCCGGTGTTCGACGAGTCGGGCACGGTATTCGATGCCGTCAGCGAGGGCCTGGCCAAGGGGCGCGACCTGCTGCGCGCCTACCAGCGGCTGACCCACGATCTGGCGGAAACGGCCGGCGGGACGGACCACGACGCGCTGCTGGCCCGGCTGCAATCCTTGCAGGCGGAGCTGGAGGCGCACGACGGCTGGACGGTGCAGGCGCGGGTCGAGGCCACGCTGGCCCGGCTGAACCTGCCCGCCGATGCGCCGGTGGCGGGGCTGTCGGGCGGCACGCGCAAGCGGGTGGCGCTGGCCCGGGCGCTGCTGGGCGACCCTGACCTGCTGTTGCTGGACGAGCCGACCAACCACCTGGATTTCCAGGCCATCGCGTGGCTCGAGGAATTGCTGAAGACCTTCCCCGGCAGCATCGTTTTCATTACCCACGACCGCCGCTTCCTGGATGCGGTGGCGACCCGCATTGTCGAACTCGATCGGGGCGAGCTCGCCAGTTTCCCAGGATCCTTCTCCACCTATCAGGCGCGCAAGGCCGAGATGCTGGAGGCCGAGCGGCTGGAGCAGGCGCGTTTCGACAAGCTCCTGGCCCAGGAGGAAGTCTGGATACGCAAGGGCGTCGAGGCGCGCCGCACGCGCAGCGTCGGCCGGGTCAAGCGGCTGGAGCAGCTGCGCGTGCAGCGGGCCGAGCGGCGCGAGCGCATGGGCAAGGTCACCATCGACGTGGCCGAGGGGCAGCGGTCGGGCAAGCTGGTGGCCGAACTGACCGGGGTGTCCAAATCGTTCGGCGACAAGGCCGTCATCCGGTCGTTCTCGACCACGGTCATGCGCGGCGACCGCATCGGTTTGATCGGACCCAATGGCGCGGGCAAGACCACGCTGCTCAAGCTCATCCTGGGCGAACTCGCCCCGGACGCGGGCTCGGTCAGGCAGGGCACCAACCTGTCGGTGGCCTATTTCGACCAGATGCGCAGCCAGCTGGACGAGGACATGGCCCTGGCCGACGTCATCAGCCCGGGCAGCGAATGGATAGAGATCAACGGCCAGCGCAAGCACGTGATGAGCTACCTGGGGGATTTCCTGTTCGCGCCCGAGCGGGCGCGTTCGCCGGTCAAGAGCCTGTCGGGCGGCGAACGTGCCCGGCTGCTGCTGGCGCGGCTGTTCGCGCGGCCGGCCAACGTGCTGGTGCTGGACGAGCCCACCAACGACCTCGACATCGAGACGCTGGAACTGCTGGAGGAGTTGCTGCAGGACTATTCGGGCACGGTCTTCCTGGTCAGCCACGACCGCATGTTCCTGGATAACGTCGTGACGCAGACCATCGCCTACGAGGGCGACGCGCACTGGCGCGACTATGTGGGCGGCTACGACGATTGGGCGACGCAGCGCGCCAGGGTGGAAGAAGCCAGGTCGGCCGCGGCCAAGCCGGTGCGCGAGGCCGTTCGCGAGGAACCCGCCGCCCCCGCGCCGGAGAAGGCCGCGCCGGCCAAGCCCGGCCGGTCGCGCCTGAGTTCCTGGGAAGCCAGGGAACTGGAAGGCCTGCCCGCTGCCATCGCCGGGCTGGAGGCCGAGCAGCAGGAACTGAACGGGAAGCTGGCCGACGGATCGATCTACCGGGACGATCCCGCCGGCGCGACCGCCATCCAGCAGCGCCTGGCGGCGATCGAGGACGAGCTCATGGCCCGGCTCGAACGCTGGGAACTGCTGGAAAGCAAACGGGGCTGA
- the erpA gene encoding iron-sulfur cluster insertion protein ErpA, with protein MNAAVEQASLEAPPMGLVFTDAAAAKVKELIDEEGNSALKLRVFVQGGGCSGFQYGFTFDEDVNDDDTQLDKNGVQLLIDSMSFQYLVGAEIDYKEGLEGAQFVIKNPNATSTCGCGSSFSV; from the coding sequence ATGAACGCAGCAGTTGAACAAGCCAGCCTCGAAGCCCCGCCGATGGGCCTCGTCTTCACCGATGCGGCGGCCGCCAAGGTCAAGGAGCTGATCGACGAAGAAGGCAATTCGGCGCTCAAGCTGCGCGTGTTCGTGCAGGGCGGCGGCTGTTCCGGCTTCCAGTACGGCTTCACCTTCGATGAAGACGTCAACGACGACGATACGCAACTGGACAAGAACGGCGTGCAACTGCTGATCGACTCCATGAGCTTCCAATACCTGGTCGGTGCCGAGATCGACTACAAGGAAGGCCTGGAAGGCGCGCAATTCGTGATCAAGAACCCGAACGCCACGTCCACCTGCGGCTGCGGGTCGTCGTTCTCGGTCTAG
- a CDS encoding DUF6776 family protein, with amino-acid sequence MKRRPLFPALVPRRLRRGAAAGARADGTGLPAASPWRIVVLVLLLALGAALGTGLYESARRMLGGPQISASELAQLRAEHQRLIADNERLQGSLAAAESRLEIERAAKDQFAADLRAAQKEMGDMRNDLAFFDQLIPMDPRQAQVNIRSAELERQGELLRYRVLLMRGGRPSGEFSGRLQFSASGVRAGTSTTIDLHPFSVPTEALAGEVAPVVPPATDPLAVRFRQYQRAEGSLAVPAGFVVRSVTVRVVEGGVVRSQSTVNLPA; translated from the coding sequence ATGAAGCGCCGGCCGCTGTTTCCGGCGCTGGTGCCGCGCAGGCTGCGGCGCGGCGCGGCGGCGGGCGCGCGGGCCGACGGGACGGGGCTGCCAGCGGCCTCGCCATGGCGGATCGTGGTCCTGGTTCTGTTGCTGGCGCTGGGCGCGGCCCTGGGAACGGGGTTGTACGAGTCGGCGCGGCGGATGCTCGGCGGGCCCCAGATCTCGGCGTCCGAGCTGGCGCAATTGCGCGCCGAGCATCAGCGCCTGATCGCCGACAACGAGCGCTTGCAGGGCAGTCTCGCGGCCGCGGAAAGCCGCCTCGAGATCGAACGCGCGGCCAAGGACCAGTTCGCGGCCGATCTGCGTGCCGCGCAGAAGGAAATGGGCGACATGCGCAATGACCTGGCTTTTTTCGACCAGCTCATTCCCATGGATCCGCGCCAGGCCCAGGTCAACATCCGTTCCGCGGAACTGGAGCGGCAGGGCGAGCTGCTGCGCTACCGGGTACTGCTGATGCGCGGCGGCCGGCCTTCGGGCGAATTCAGCGGGCGCCTGCAGTTCTCGGCCTCCGGCGTGCGCGCGGGCACCTCCACCACGATAGACTTGCATCCGTTCTCGGTGCCGACCGAGGCGCTCGCGGGGGAGGTCGCTCCCGTGGTCCCGCCAGCCACCGACCCGCTGGCGGTGCGGTTCCGGCAGTATCAGCGCGCCGAGGGATCGCTGGCGGTTCCGGCCGGTTTCGTGGTGCGCAGCGTGACGGTGCGCGTGGTCGAGGGGGGCGTGGTGCGCTCGCAAAGCACCGTCAACCTGCCGGCCTGA
- the argC gene encoding N-acetyl-gamma-glutamyl-phosphate reductase: protein MAKIKVGIVGGTGYTGVELLRLLSQHPNAELTAITSRKEDGMPVADMYSNLRGKVDLAFSSPDKARLTECDVVFFATPHGVAMAQAQELLAAGVKIIDLAADFRLQDQASFEKWYKMPHACPDVLRESVYGLVELNREQIRGARVVGNPGCYPTTVLLGLAPLLEGRAGTSPLVDASTLIADCKSGVTGAGRKAELHILFSEASDNFKAYGVSGHRHHPEIVEHLQTLHGGPVGLTFVPHLTPMVRGMHSTIYARIDPKARDVDFQKLFEQRYVGEPFVDVMPAGSTPETRSVRASNMIRIAVHRPGNGDQLVVLVVQDNLVKGASGQAVQNMNLMFGLPEDAGLGQVAVLP from the coding sequence ATGGCCAAGATCAAGGTAGGTATCGTCGGCGGCACGGGCTACACCGGCGTGGAGTTGCTGCGCCTGTTGTCGCAGCATCCGAACGCGGAGCTGACGGCGATCACGTCGCGCAAGGAAGACGGCATGCCGGTGGCCGACATGTATTCCAACCTGCGCGGCAAGGTGGACCTGGCGTTCTCGTCGCCCGACAAGGCGCGGCTGACCGAGTGCGACGTGGTGTTCTTCGCGACGCCCCATGGCGTGGCCATGGCGCAGGCGCAGGAACTGCTGGCCGCCGGCGTCAAGATCATCGACCTGGCCGCCGATTTCCGCCTGCAGGACCAGGCCTCGTTCGAGAAGTGGTACAAAATGCCGCACGCCTGCCCCGACGTGCTGCGCGAATCGGTCTACGGCCTGGTCGAATTGAACCGCGAGCAGATCCGCGGCGCGCGGGTCGTGGGCAACCCCGGCTGCTATCCGACCACCGTGCTGCTGGGCCTGGCGCCGCTGCTGGAAGGCCGGGCCGGGACCTCGCCGCTGGTGGATGCGTCCACGCTCATCGCCGACTGCAAGTCGGGCGTGACCGGCGCCGGACGCAAGGCCGAGCTGCACATCCTGTTCTCGGAAGCCAGCGACAACTTCAAGGCCTATGGCGTGTCGGGCCATCGCCATCATCCCGAGATCGTCGAACACTTGCAGACGCTGCACGGCGGACCGGTGGGGCTGACTTTCGTGCCTCACCTGACCCCCATGGTGCGTGGCATGCACTCGACCATCTACGCCCGCATCGATCCGAAGGCGCGCGACGTCGATTTCCAGAAGCTGTTCGAACAGCGTTATGTCGGTGAGCCCTTCGTCGACGTGATGCCCGCGGGCAGCACGCCCGAGACCCGCTCGGTGCGGGCCTCCAACATGATTCGGATCGCCGTCCACCGTCCCGGCAACGGCGACCAACTGGTCGTGCTGGTGGTGCAGGACAACCTGGTGAAGGGCGCATCCGGCCAGGCCGTGCAGAACATGAACCTGATGTTCGGGCTGCCCGAGGACGCCGGGCTCGGCCAGGTGGCGGTGCTGCCCTGA
- the rpsI gene encoding 30S ribosomal protein S9 has product MIGNWNYGTGRRKTSVARVFLKKGSGKITVNGKPVDEYFARETGRMIVRQPLELTGHLESFDFHVNVNGGGVTGQAGAVRHGITRALIDYDATLKPALSQAGFVTRDAREVERKKVGLHKARRRKQFSKR; this is encoded by the coding sequence ATGATCGGTAACTGGAATTATGGAACCGGCCGCCGCAAGACCTCGGTGGCGCGCGTGTTCCTGAAGAAAGGCTCGGGCAAGATCACCGTCAACGGCAAGCCCGTCGACGAGTACTTCGCTCGCGAGACCGGCCGCATGATCGTTCGCCAGCCGCTGGAACTGACGGGCCACCTGGAAAGCTTCGACTTCCACGTCAACGTCAACGGTGGTGGCGTGACCGGGCAGGCCGGCGCGGTGCGCCACGGCATCACCCGCGCGCTGATCGACTACGACGCGACGCTCAAGCCCGCGCTGTCGCAAGCCGGCTTCGTCACCCGCGATGCCCGCGAGGTCGAGCGCAAGAAGGTCGGTCTGCACAAGGCGCGACGTCGCAAGCAGTTCAGCAAGCGCTGA
- the rplM gene encoding 50S ribosomal protein L13, producing the protein MKTFVAKPHEVTRDWYVIDAKDKVLGRVASEVARRLRGKHKPEFTPHVDTGDYIVIINAADIVVTGNKAQDKRYYRHSGYPGGITETTFLKMQQRFPGRAIQKAVKGMLPKGPLGYAMIKKLKVYAGSEHPHTAQQPKLLDI; encoded by the coding sequence ATGAAAACCTTCGTTGCGAAACCGCATGAAGTGACGCGTGACTGGTACGTGATTGACGCCAAGGACAAAGTCCTAGGTCGTGTGGCCAGCGAAGTCGCACGCCGTTTGCGCGGTAAACACAAGCCTGAATTCACGCCTCACGTCGATACCGGCGACTACATCGTCATCATCAACGCCGCCGATATCGTCGTTACCGGCAACAAGGCGCAGGACAAGCGCTACTACCGCCACTCGGGCTATCCCGGCGGTATCACCGAAACCACGTTCCTGAAGATGCAGCAGCGTTTTCCTGGTCGTGCGATCCAGAAGGCCGTCAAGGGCATGCTGCCCAAGGGTCCCCTGGGCTACGCCATGATCAAGAAGCTGAAGGTGTACGCAGGATCCGAACATCCGCACACCGCCCAGCAGCCCAAGCTGCTGGACATCTGA
- a CDS encoding DUF4168 domain-containing protein, which produces MKTIKTMLAAGAVAAGLAACAAPQRDMPTQQASTMSPQSVTDDQLQRFANAARKVNAVSPGTGAAASSTPTGEPTNATFDEANGRKAEAVWSEGLTVREFNAINAAVQQDPALMQRYGALMQGGSTGSTGGGYGGSTGGGTMMR; this is translated from the coding sequence ATGAAAACGATCAAGACGATGCTGGCCGCCGGTGCCGTGGCCGCGGGATTGGCCGCCTGCGCGGCTCCCCAGCGCGACATGCCCACCCAGCAGGCCTCGACGATGTCGCCGCAATCGGTCACCGACGACCAGTTGCAGCGCTTCGCCAACGCGGCCAGGAAGGTGAATGCCGTCTCGCCGGGGACCGGAGCCGCCGCCTCCAGCACGCCGACCGGCGAGCCCACCAACGCCACCTTCGACGAAGCCAACGGCCGCAAGGCCGAGGCGGTCTGGAGCGAAGGGCTGACCGTACGGGAATTCAACGCCATCAACGCGGCCGTCCAGCAGGATCCCGCCCTGATGCAGCGCTATGGCGCGCTGATGCAAGGCGGCAGCACCGGCTCCACCGGCGGTGGCTATGGCGGTTCCACGGGCGGCGGCACGATGATGCGCTAA
- a CDS encoding OsmC family protein — protein sequence MECIVSWGGPQGMLFTAQTGSGHVAVMDGAPDGGGNNLAPRPMELVLAGTGGCTAYDVVLILKRGRHAVRGCTVALKAERADTDPKVFTKIHFAFTVTGKNLPAAAVERAVQLSHEKYCSASAMLEKTAELTWSVEIVEAD from the coding sequence ATGGAATGCATCGTAAGCTGGGGCGGCCCGCAGGGCATGCTGTTCACCGCCCAGACGGGCAGCGGCCACGTCGCCGTCATGGACGGCGCGCCGGACGGCGGGGGCAACAACCTCGCCCCCCGGCCGATGGAACTGGTGCTGGCCGGCACTGGCGGCTGCACGGCTTATGACGTCGTCCTGATCCTGAAGCGCGGCCGCCACGCCGTGCGCGGCTGCACGGTGGCGCTCAAGGCCGAGCGGGCCGATACGGATCCCAAGGTCTTCACCAAGATCCATTTCGCCTTCACGGTCACGGGCAAGAACCTTCCGGCCGCAGCGGTGGAACGCGCGGTGCAGCTTTCCCACGAAAAGTATTGCTCGGCCTCGGCCATGCTGGAAAAAACCGCCGAACTGACCTGGTCGGTGGAAATCGTCGAAGCCGACTGA
- the coq7 gene encoding 2-polyprenyl-3-methyl-6-methoxy-1,4-benzoquinone monooxygenase, producing the protein MSGTASFRRISLLDRVLSEADRAVWVLTGSVSAQRPNPAGRLSAVDDSSDEAGGPALTESERKHAAGLMRVNHVGEVCAQALYRGQALVCDKPDTRQVFLDAAAEETDHLAWLDDRLRELRSHSSLLNPFWYAGAFGLGMLAGRAGDAWNLGFMAETERQVERHLDGHLGTLPANDARSRAIVERMAADERQHRVTAEQRGGAELPAPVRAAMRCGSKVMTSTAYYL; encoded by the coding sequence ATGTCGGGAACCGCATCCTTTCGCCGTATTTCCCTGCTGGATCGGGTGCTATCCGAGGCGGACCGCGCCGTGTGGGTGTTGACGGGCTCGGTGTCCGCGCAGCGTCCGAATCCGGCGGGGCGCCTGTCCGCCGTCGACGACTCGTCCGACGAGGCGGGCGGGCCGGCATTGACGGAGTCCGAGCGCAAGCACGCGGCCGGCCTGATGCGCGTCAATCACGTAGGGGAAGTGTGCGCCCAGGCCCTGTACCGGGGGCAGGCGCTGGTTTGCGACAAGCCGGATACGCGCCAGGTGTTCCTGGACGCGGCGGCCGAGGAGACCGATCACCTGGCCTGGCTGGACGACCGCCTGCGCGAACTGCGTTCGCACTCCAGCCTGTTGAATCCGTTCTGGTACGCCGGGGCCTTCGGGCTGGGCATGCTGGCGGGCAGGGCGGGTGATGCCTGGAACCTGGGTTTCATGGCGGAAACCGAGCGGCAGGTGGAGCGCCACCTGGACGGACACCTGGGTACGCTACCGGCCAACGATGCGCGCTCGCGCGCCATCGTCGAGCGCATGGCCGCCGACGAGCGCCAGCACAGGGTGACGGCGGAGCAGCGCGGCGGCGCCGAGCTGCCCGCGCCGGTGCGGGCAGCGATGCGGTGCGGGTCCAAGGTCATGACCTCCACCGCCTATTACCTCTGA
- a CDS encoding porin has protein sequence MKKTLIAAALLAGFAGTAQAQSVTLYGIVDMGFMNSKQDGQSAVNGLDSGIAGSSRFGLRGVEDLGNGLKANFQLESGFKADTGIQSASGQLFDRAAWVGVSGNFGEVRLGRQDTLGFNWFRGAINPFGNAYSQAQSKTVFNVSGVDDRVSNSAFYLSPKFSGFQVGAGYSFNANSSETAGNDADNSVYSLGLRYQNGPLLAVLTYEQKNAADLAPGAGVGGSDLKNIQLGATYDFGVAKLHAGYGRLQNSGYKSSSEKENSYLLGVTVPFGAHSVFASYQRNDNANINAGRADKSINGYAIGYNYKLSKRTMIYALLNQYTDVIVRTDNKALGDKREIAIGLQHKF, from the coding sequence TTGAAAAAGACCCTCATCGCCGCCGCGCTGCTGGCCGGTTTCGCCGGCACCGCGCAAGCCCAGAGCGTGACGCTGTACGGTATCGTCGACATGGGATTCATGAACAGCAAGCAGGACGGCCAATCCGCCGTCAACGGGCTGGATAGCGGCATCGCCGGCAGCTCGCGCTTCGGCCTGCGCGGTGTGGAAGACCTGGGCAACGGCCTGAAGGCCAACTTCCAGCTGGAAAGCGGCTTCAAGGCCGACACCGGCATCCAGAGCGCCAGCGGCCAGCTGTTCGACCGCGCCGCTTGGGTGGGCGTGTCGGGCAACTTCGGTGAAGTCCGCCTGGGCCGCCAGGACACCCTGGGCTTCAACTGGTTCCGCGGCGCCATCAACCCCTTCGGCAACGCCTACTCGCAAGCCCAGAGCAAGACCGTCTTCAACGTGAGCGGCGTGGATGACCGCGTCAGCAACAGCGCGTTCTATCTGTCGCCCAAGTTCAGCGGCTTCCAGGTCGGCGCCGGCTACAGCTTCAACGCCAACAGCAGCGAAACCGCCGGCAACGACGCCGACAACTCGGTGTACTCGCTGGGTCTGCGCTATCAGAACGGCCCGCTGCTGGCCGTCCTGACCTATGAACAGAAAAATGCCGCCGACCTGGCTCCCGGTGCGGGCGTGGGCGGTTCCGACCTGAAGAACATCCAGCTGGGCGCCACCTACGACTTCGGCGTGGCCAAGCTGCACGCCGGCTACGGCCGCCTGCAGAACTCGGGCTACAAGTCGAGCTCCGAGAAGGAAAACTCGTACTTGCTGGGCGTGACCGTGCCGTTCGGCGCCCACTCCGTGTTCGCCAGCTACCAGCGCAACGACAACGCCAATATCAACGCCGGCCGCGCCGACAAGTCCATCAACGGCTACGCCATCGGCTACAACTACAAGCTGTCCAAGCGCACCATGATCTACGCCCTGCTCAACCAGTACACCGACGTGATCGTCCGCACGGACAACAAGGCCCTGGGCGACAAGCGCGAAATCGCCATCGGCCTGCAGCACAAGTTCTAA